In Deltaproteobacteria bacterium, the following are encoded in one genomic region:
- a CDS encoding glycosyltransferase family 9 protein yields MPDLPIPFHPRRILIVLLGAIGDVTRALPLLTRLRRAYPHAHIAWAVEPAAAALLDAHPALDETILYRRTKGIGAFFPFLQEIRRRQFDCVLDLQRHAKSGLVSWWSRAPVRLGFHRSNTKEGNWLFNTHEIDPIPDFSLKLSQYLHFATALQLPDDEVRFDLRLRPEEEQRIAQLLVETPHPFAAFFLGSRWPSRFWFPQATAAVARTLIRNYGMGVVLIGGQGEMDFARTVEQATRAQVTNLVSQTSLRDLIGIFARARFALGPDSGPMHIAAAAGIPVISLWGATSPIRSAPWGSEELVLQGKTACSPCYTRHCPVERRCMQQITPEQVLAVIRTVLEQEGHLEKSEVRSQK; encoded by the coding sequence GTGCCTGATTTACCTATTCCGTTTCATCCACGCCGGATTCTCATCGTCCTCCTTGGTGCGATCGGCGATGTGACCAGGGCGCTCCCGCTGCTGACACGCTTACGACGCGCTTACCCGCACGCTCATATTGCTTGGGCGGTGGAACCGGCGGCGGCGGCTCTTCTCGATGCGCACCCAGCCTTGGATGAAACGATTCTCTATCGAAGAACCAAGGGGATCGGCGCGTTTTTTCCGTTTCTGCAAGAGATTCGTCGCCGTCAGTTCGATTGCGTGCTGGACCTCCAGCGCCACGCTAAGAGTGGGCTGGTCAGTTGGTGGTCGCGTGCTCCGGTGCGCCTTGGCTTTCACCGCTCCAATACCAAGGAAGGGAATTGGCTCTTCAATACCCACGAGATCGATCCGATCCCGGATTTTTCGCTCAAGCTCAGTCAGTATTTGCACTTCGCCACAGCCTTGCAGTTGCCGGACGACGAGGTGCGTTTCGACCTCCGCTTGCGCCCGGAAGAGGAGCAGAGAATAGCGCAACTTCTCGTCGAGACCCCGCATCCGTTCGCCGCGTTTTTTCTCGGGTCGCGCTGGCCGAGTCGGTTTTGGTTTCCGCAGGCGACGGCGGCAGTAGCACGAACCTTGATTCGCAATTATGGTATGGGCGTCGTTTTGATCGGCGGACAAGGCGAAATGGACTTTGCCCGGACAGTGGAGCAGGCGACAAGGGCACAGGTAACAAACCTCGTGAGCCAGACGAGTTTACGAGATCTGATCGGCATTTTCGCCCGCGCGCGGTTTGCGCTGGGACCGGATTCTGGACCTATGCATATTGCGGCGGCAGCTGGCATCCCGGTCATTTCGCTGTGGGGGGCAACCAGCCCGATCCGTTCGGCGCCTTGGGGTTCCGAGGAACTGGTCCTCCAAGGGAAAACTGCTTGCAGCCCGTGTTACACACGTCACTGCCCGGTCGAGCGACGATGCATGCAGCAAATTACGCCGGAACAGGTGCTCGCGGTGATTCGCACGGTACTGGAACAAGAAGGGCATTTGGAGAAGTCAGAAGTCAGAAGTCAGAAGTGA
- a CDS encoding universal stress protein has translation MIEIKHVLFLTDFSDEATEALEHAREFAEKFNARLYLLHVIDDATHKRYGPVVGDYHAFDKNAQEKTKLWLAQTHRETLRGAPNCETLVERGELFEHVLRTVHEQHIDVVTLSAHTHEGFHLHFISNLPEKLVRKAPCHVFVIHNATA, from the coding sequence ATGATCGAAATAAAGCACGTTCTCTTTCTTACCGACTTCTCGGACGAGGCAACCGAAGCGCTCGAACACGCGCGCGAGTTTGCCGAGAAATTCAACGCTCGACTCTATCTCTTACATGTCATCGACGACGCCACGCACAAGCGCTATGGCCCCGTGGTCGGCGATTATCACGCGTTCGACAAAAATGCCCAGGAAAAGACAAAACTGTGGCTGGCGCAGACGCATCGCGAAACCTTACGCGGTGCGCCCAACTGCGAAACGCTGGTGGAACGCGGTGAGCTGTTCGAGCACGTCCTGCGGACCGTACACGAGCAGCACATCGACGTCGTGACCTTGAGCGCGCATACGCATGAGGGTTTCCACTTGCACTTCATCTCGAACTTGCCGGAAAAACTCGTACGCAAAGCGCCCTGCCACGTGTTTGTCATTCACAACGCGACGGCCTAA
- a CDS encoding DNA helicase UvrD — protein MRIVADLHIHSRFSYACSREMEAERLAWWAKRKGVTLLGTGDFTHPIYLTYLKQHLEAAEDGVFRLRVGEREVRFLLTVEITNIFRRAGRLRKTHTLIFAPSFAVVDRLNVQLAKHGNLAIDGRPTLKCSARELLMLVKETAPECEVIPAHVWTPWFSVLGALSGFDSLAECYGDDARYIRAVETGLSSDPAMNWRLSSLDGVALISNSDAHSPRKLAREANVLDCDLTYTGVMEALLGRDPARFLYTIEFFPEEGKYHLDGHRQCQVRLFPGETRKVQGLCPVCGKKLTVGVLHRVDLLADRNPGYVPPSFVPARHLLPLEEIIAAALGKRPAAKRVQAEYNRLIDAHGSELAILLECTEAELAERTPLRILQGILQVRRGTLRILPGYDGEYGTIALFEQ, from the coding sequence ATGCGCATTGTTGCCGATCTGCATATCCACTCACGCTTTAGCTATGCCTGTAGCCGCGAGATGGAAGCCGAGCGTCTCGCCTGGTGGGCGAAACGCAAAGGCGTCACGCTCCTCGGCACCGGGGATTTTACTCATCCCATCTACCTGACCTACCTCAAGCAGCATCTCGAAGCGGCTGAAGACGGAGTATTCCGACTGCGGGTCGGTGAACGCGAGGTGCGTTTCCTGCTTACCGTGGAAATCACCAACATCTTCCGCCGGGCCGGTCGGTTGCGAAAGACGCATACTCTGATCTTCGCCCCGAGCTTTGCGGTGGTCGATCGCCTTAATGTCCAGCTCGCTAAGCACGGCAACTTGGCCATTGATGGCAGACCGACGCTCAAATGCTCGGCGCGCGAGCTGCTGATGCTCGTGAAAGAGACGGCACCGGAGTGCGAGGTGATTCCCGCGCATGTGTGGACGCCGTGGTTCTCGGTGTTGGGCGCGCTATCCGGCTTCGATTCTCTGGCTGAGTGTTACGGAGACGATGCCCGGTATATCCGTGCGGTCGAAACCGGCTTGTCGTCCGATCCGGCCATGAACTGGCGGCTCTCGTCGCTCGACGGCGTGGCATTGATTTCCAATTCCGATGCGCATTCGCCTCGTAAGCTGGCGCGCGAAGCCAATGTCCTCGACTGCGACCTGACTTATACCGGCGTGATGGAGGCGCTGTTGGGTCGCGACCCAGCACGGTTTCTTTACACCATCGAATTTTTCCCGGAAGAGGGGAAATATCACCTCGACGGCCACCGCCAGTGCCAGGTGCGGCTCTTCCCCGGAGAGACGCGCAAAGTCCAAGGGCTGTGTCCGGTGTGCGGCAAGAAGCTGACGGTGGGGGTCCTGCATCGCGTTGATCTCTTGGCCGACCGCAACCCCGGGTATGTGCCACCGTCATTCGTTCCCGCGCGTCATCTCTTACCGCTCGAAGAAATTATTGCCGCTGCCCTGGGGAAGCGGCCTGCGGCTAAGAGGGTGCAGGCTGAGTACAACCGTTTGATTGACGCTCATGGGTCCGAACTGGCGATTTTGTTGGAGTGTACGGAAGCCGAGCTGGCCGAACGAACGCCGCTGCGCATCCTGCAAGGCATCCTGCAGGTGCGCCGTGGCACGCTGCGGATTCTGCCGGGGTATGACGGTGAGTATGGGACGATCGCTTTGTTCGAGCAATAA
- the moaA gene encoding GTP 3',8-cyclase MoaA has protein sequence MMLDAFRRPLRDLRVSVTDRCNFRCSYCMPLDEYEWLEKSEVLTFEEITRLARLFVLLGVEKVRLTGGEPLARRDLHKLVASLSALDPAPEICLTTNGSLLTEKIADLVAAGLRRINVSIDSLNPERFRRITKRGDLDKVLEGLFAAQRLGLHPIKINAVIERGVNDDELLDLVAFARKHAFSIRFIEFMDVGNANEWQMKKILGKREMLETIHAQFPLREIGREKGSAPAVDYEFVDGRGGDVGIIASVTEPFCGSCTRARLTADGKFVTCLFAHTGYDMKKLLRGGATDADILAVLETIWGKRKDRYSEERLAALQSTVGYDPKRQKKLEMISLGG, from the coding sequence ATGATGCTTGATGCCTTTCGTCGCCCATTGCGCGACTTGCGAGTCTCGGTCACCGATCGGTGCAACTTTCGCTGTAGCTATTGCATGCCGCTTGACGAGTACGAGTGGCTGGAGAAAAGCGAGGTGTTGACGTTCGAGGAAATCACCCGTCTTGCGCGCTTGTTTGTCTTGCTGGGTGTGGAAAAGGTTCGTCTTACCGGCGGTGAACCATTGGCGCGACGGGACCTGCACAAGCTGGTCGCCAGCCTGTCTGCGCTCGATCCCGCCCCGGAAATTTGCTTGACCACCAACGGGTCGTTGCTTACCGAAAAGATCGCCGACCTCGTGGCGGCGGGGCTGCGGCGCATCAACGTCAGCATTGATTCCCTCAATCCGGAGCGCTTTCGCCGCATCACCAAGCGGGGCGACCTGGACAAAGTCTTGGAGGGGCTGTTCGCCGCACAGCGGTTAGGGCTCCATCCCATCAAGATTAACGCAGTGATCGAACGCGGCGTGAATGACGACGAGCTGCTTGATCTGGTGGCGTTTGCCCGCAAGCATGCGTTCTCTATCCGGTTCATCGAGTTCATGGATGTCGGCAACGCTAATGAGTGGCAGATGAAGAAAATCTTGGGCAAGCGCGAGATGCTGGAAACCATCCACGCGCAGTTCCCCCTGCGAGAAATCGGTCGCGAGAAAGGGAGCGCACCGGCGGTCGATTACGAGTTTGTCGATGGTCGGGGCGGCGATGTCGGTATCATCGCTTCGGTGACTGAGCCGTTCTGCGGCTCCTGTACGCGAGCGCGACTCACGGCGGACGGGAAGTTCGTGACTTGTCTGTTCGCGCACACCGGCTATGACATGAAGAAGCTGTTACGCGGCGGCGCAACCGATGCCGATATACTCGCCGTCTTAGAGACGATATGGGGAAAGCGGAAAGACCGGTATTCGGAAGAGCGGCTGGCGGCGCTCCAGTCCACCGTCGGCTATGACCCGAAGCGGCAGAAGAAGCTAGAAATGATCAGTTTAGGAGGGTGA